A stretch of the Uranotaenia lowii strain MFRU-FL chromosome 3, ASM2978415v1, whole genome shotgun sequence genome encodes the following:
- the LOC129754089 gene encoding cuticle protein 7-like, whose translation MFKVVAVVVTMGSMAAAYVTGAGFGIGNKHGYYGNGLGSGEGYDNAGYGAAGYGGAGGYGGAGYGADKYGGYDDHKDYYAYPKYNFNYGVQDSHTGDHKSQWEVRDGDVVKGGYTVYEPDGTKRVVEYTSDKHNGFNAVVKKIGQAHHPQIYGTADGVVSGGAAGYEGGVSAGHYDDGYSYNHAH comes from the exons ATGTTTAAG GTTGTCGCAGTTGTTGTGACCATGGGCTCGATGGCAGCGGCCTATGTGACTGGAGCTGGCTTCGGAATCGGTAACAAGCATGGCTATTATGGCAACGGATTAGGTTCTGGAGAAGGATACGATAATGCCGGTTATGGAGCTGCAGGGTATGGTGGAGCAGGAGGATATGGTGGTGCCGGATATGGAGCTGATAAATACGGAGGATATGATGATCACAAAGATTATTATGCATACCCTAAGTACAATTTTAATTATGGAGTGCAAGACTCACACACCGGAGATCACAAGAGCCAGTGGGAAGTCCGCGATGGAGATGTTGTGAAGGGGGGATACACCGTGTACGAGCCCGATGGCACCAAGCGAGTTGTGGAGTACACTTCCGATAAACACAACGGATTCAACGCCGTGGTGAAGAAAATTGGCCAGGCGCATCATCCTCAAATTTACGGAACGGCCGATGGAGTTGTTTCAGGAGGAGCCGCCGGCTACGAGGGAGGCGTCTCTGCTGGCCACTACGATGATGGCTACAGCTACAATCAT
- the LOC129754101 gene encoding uncharacterized protein LOC129754101, translating to MDEMVEARIPGTRTDSSETFRFAKILSDFRAPEVAHFWDMYARMDASDSDGPKPVLPPSEQVETRFELRYLTPEIISSRDILWYRQRPQQPLLLLPCTSDRCATENQFML from the exons ATGGACGAGATGGTGGAAGCTCGGATCCCCGGAACTCGGACGGATTCTAGCGAAACCTTCAG GTTTGCCAAGATTCTATCCGACTTCCGGGCTCCGGAAGTTGCCCATTTTTGGGATATGTATGCTAGAATGGATGCCAGTGATTCCGATGGACCGAAACCAGTACTCCCTCCGTCGGAGCAGGTTGAAACACGGTTTGAGCTACGGTACTTAACGCCGGAAATAATATCGAGCAGAGACATTTTGTGGTACAGG cAAAGACCTCAACAACCGCTCTTGTTGCTTCCGTGTACCAGTGACCGTTGCGCCACGGAGAACCAATTCATGCTCTAG